In Parus major isolate Abel chromosome 8, Parus_major1.1, whole genome shotgun sequence, a single window of DNA contains:
- the LOC107208481 gene encoding cytochrome P450 4B1-like: protein MKLLWLGVDVSRVLHLAAVFCLTCVLLKAIQLFHRRRELLRALADFPGHPTHWLFGHVLEFLKEEEVLDKAEIWTQKYPHAHPVWFGSFSAFLAITDPEYAKVLLGRGDPKDNVSYKHLVPWIGKGLLILYGPKWHQHRKLLTPGFHYDVLKPYVGLMAESTNVMLDKWEKLTADGKPVELFEHVSLMTLDSIMKCAFSCHSNCQTTRKNNYIQAVYDLCHMVHQRLRIFPYHNDIIYWLSPHGFQFRKACRIAHDHTDRVIHERKESLKDEREFEKIQKKRHLDFLDILLCAKDENGAALSDEDLRAEVDTFMFEGHDTTASGISWLFYCLAIHPEHQQRCREEIQGILGDRETIQWEDLGKMTYSTMCIKESLRLYPPVPGVSRQLSKPITFPDGRTLPEGSITAISIYLIHRNPAVWKDPLVFDPFRFSPENVSGRHSHAFLPFSAGMRNCIGQQFAMNELKVALALTLLRFELLPDPTTPPLKITRIILRSKNGIHLYLKKIR, encoded by the exons ATGAAGCTCCTGTGGCTGGGCGTGGACGTCTCCAGGGTGCTGCACCTGGCCGCCGTCTTCTGCCTGACCTGCGTGCTGCTGAAAGCCATCCAGCTGTTCCACCGGCGGCGGGAGCTGCTCCGGGCGCTGGCCGATTTCCCCGGGCACCCGACCCACTGGCTCTTTGGCCACGTCCTCGAG TTTCTCAAGGAGGAAGAGGTGCTGGACAAGGCAGAGATCTGGACACAGAAGTACCCACATGCTCACCCTGTGTGGTTTGGCAGTTTCTCAGCATTTCTGGCTATCACTGACCCCGAATATGCCAAGGTTCTGTTGGGCAGAGGAG atcCCAAGGATAACGTCAGCTATAAACACCTTGTCCCATGGATTG GGAAAGGTTTGCTGATCTTGTATGGGCCCAAATGGCACCAACACCGAAAACTCCTGACTCCGGGGTTTCATTACGACGTCTTGAAGCCGTACGTGGGCCTGATGGCAGAGTCTACAAACGTGATGCTG GATAAGTGGGAAAAGCTGACAGCAGATGGGAAGCCAGTGGAGCTCTTTGAGCACGTCAGCTTGATGACTCTCGATAGCATCATGAAATGTGCCTTCAGTTGTCACAGCAACTGCCAGACCACCAG gaAAAACAACTACATCCAGGCTGTCTATGACCTCTGCCACATGGTGCACCAGCGCCTCCGCATCTTCCCCTACCACAATGACATCATTTACTGGCTCAGCCCCCATGGATTTCAGTTCAGGAAGGCCTGCAGGATTGCTCATGACCACACAG ACAGGGTGATCCACGAACGAAAGGAATCCCTTAAAGATGAACGGGAATTTGAAAAGATCCAGAAGAAGAGACATTTGGACTTCTTGGACATTCTGTTGTGTGCCAAA GATGAGAATGGAGCTGCACTGTCTGATGAGGACCTGCGTGCTGAGGTGGACACGTTCATGTTTGAGGGCCATGACACAACAGCCAGTGGCATCTCCTGGCTCTTCTACTGCCTGGCAATACACCCTGAGCACCAACAACGGTGCAGGGAGGAGATCCAGGGCATCCTGGGGGACCGGGAGACAATCCAGTG GGAGGACCTGGGCAAGATGACTTACAGCACCATGTGCATCAAGGAGAGCCTGCGCCTTTACCCGCCGGTGCCTGGCGTGTCCCGGCAGCTCAGCAAACCCATCACCTTCCCCGATGGACGCACTTTGCCAGAAG GCAGCATCACTGCAATAAGCATTTACCTCATTCACAGAAACCCTGCAGTATGGAAAGATCCTTTG GTGTTTGACCCCTTCCGTTTTTCCCCGGAAAATGTCTCTGGCAGGCACTCTCAtgcctttctgcctttttctgctgGAATGAG GAACTGCATCGGGCAGCAGTTTGCCATGAACGAGTTGAAGGTGGCGCTGGCTCTGACCCTGCTGCGCTTCGAGCTCTTGCCCGACCCTACCACGCCTCCCCTCAAAATAACTCGGATCATCCTTCGCTCCAAGAATGGGATTCAcctgtatttaaagaaaatccGCTGA